The Hyphomicrobiales bacterium genome has a window encoding:
- a CDS encoding Branched-chain amino acid ABC transporter permease, whose product MTTSLLIVQLLNGLQFGILLFLVAAGLTLVFGVMDFINLAHGVQYMLGAYLAVTFVGLTGSFMLGLVLALAAALLLGLAFEFLVFRHLYERDHLDQVLATFGLILLLNQAVKMIWGAAPLSVPVPEFLSGNVQLLGGVLYPTYRFALIGAGLGVGALLWFIVEKTRTGMLLRAGASNAPMVSALGVDIRKLFMVVFAFGTMLAGFAGVMAAPILSVEPGMGDTVLILAFVVIVVGGIGSIRGAFVGALIVGLVDTLGRSFMNDLLRLFMAPASARATGAALSSMLIYLVMAAVLFVRPEGLLPAKGRS is encoded by the coding sequence ATGACAACCAGCCTCCTGATCGTCCAGCTCCTCAACGGCCTCCAGTTCGGCATCCTGCTGTTTCTGGTCGCGGCCGGGCTGACGCTGGTCTTCGGCGTGATGGACTTCATCAACCTGGCCCATGGCGTCCAGTACATGCTGGGCGCCTATCTCGCCGTCACTTTCGTCGGCCTGACCGGCTCGTTCATGCTGGGGCTCGTGCTCGCACTCGCCGCCGCGCTGCTGCTTGGCCTCGCCTTCGAGTTCCTGGTCTTCCGCCACCTCTATGAGCGCGACCATCTCGATCAGGTCCTGGCGACCTTCGGGCTGATCCTGCTGCTCAACCAGGCGGTGAAGATGATCTGGGGCGCGGCGCCGCTCTCGGTGCCGGTGCCGGAATTCCTCTCCGGCAATGTCCAGTTGCTCGGCGGCGTGCTCTATCCGACCTATCGCTTCGCGCTAATCGGGGCGGGCCTCGGCGTCGGAGCGCTGCTCTGGTTCATCGTCGAGAAGACGCGGACCGGCATGCTGCTGCGAGCCGGTGCCTCCAATGCGCCGATGGTCTCTGCGCTCGGCGTCGACATCCGCAAGCTGTTCATGGTGGTCTTCGCCTTCGGCACCATGCTCGCCGGCTTCGCCGGCGTGATGGCGGCGCCGATCCTCTCGGTCGAACCCGGCATGGGCGACACCGTGCTGATCCTCGCCTTCGTCGTCATCGTCGTCGGCGGCATCGGCTCGATCCGCGGCGCCTTCGTCGGCGCGCTGATCGTCGGGCTCGTCGACACGCTCGGCCGCTCCTTCATGAACGACCTGCTCAGGTTGTTCATGGCGCCGGCCTCGGCCCGTGCGACCGGCGCGGCCCTGTCCTCCATGCTGATCTATCTGGTGATGGCCGCGGTGCTGTTCGTCCGCCCCGAAGGCCTGCTCCCGGCAAAGGGGCGCTCATGA
- a CDS encoding Branched-chain amino acid ABC transporter permease: MSALGTSAPLARPAAPALRRLAPLVILGLLAFLPVATALGLPAHWLTLVTRAMIFAIAALSLDLILGVGGLVSFGHAAFIGIGAYGAGILITEGQTELLIALPVILIVCAVFAAVTGYVSLRTRGVAFIMITLAFGQMAYYFAQALSAYGGDDGLTLYEKSTLLGREIFASRTGFYYIALGTLAFCYWLARRLVASRFGRVLRASRENAVRITVTGYDVDHVRLGAYVISGMMAGLSGFLLANQTDFVSPAYMSWARSGELIFMVVLGGVGSLYGAIVGAIAFLAVEDVLSGLTQNWKAIFGPMIVLFVLFTRGGIAGLLAKLGGPRNG, translated from the coding sequence ATGAGCGCGCTCGGCACCTCCGCCCCGCTCGCGCGGCCCGCCGCGCCCGCCCTGCGCCGGCTCGCGCCGCTCGTCATCCTCGGCCTGCTGGCCTTTCTGCCGGTCGCAACCGCGCTCGGGCTGCCCGCCCATTGGCTGACGCTGGTGACGCGGGCGATGATCTTCGCGATCGCCGCGCTCTCGCTCGACCTGATCCTCGGCGTCGGCGGCCTGGTTTCCTTCGGCCATGCCGCCTTCATCGGGATCGGCGCCTATGGCGCCGGCATCCTGATCACCGAGGGCCAGACCGAACTCCTGATCGCGCTGCCGGTCATCCTGATCGTCTGCGCCGTCTTCGCGGCGGTGACCGGCTATGTCTCGCTGCGCACGCGCGGCGTCGCCTTCATCATGATCACGCTCGCCTTCGGGCAGATGGCCTATTACTTCGCCCAGGCGCTCTCGGCCTATGGCGGCGACGACGGGCTGACGCTCTACGAGAAGAGCACGCTGCTCGGCCGCGAGATCTTCGCCAGCCGCACCGGCTTCTACTACATCGCGCTCGGCACGCTGGCCTTCTGCTACTGGCTGGCGCGGCGGCTGGTCGCCTCGCGTTTCGGCCGCGTGCTGCGGGCTTCGCGCGAGAATGCGGTGCGCATCACGGTCACCGGCTACGATGTCGACCATGTCCGGCTCGGTGCCTATGTGATCAGCGGCATGATGGCGGGCCTCTCCGGCTTCCTCCTCGCCAACCAGACCGATTTCGTCAGCCCGGCCTATATGTCCTGGGCGCGCTCGGGCGAGCTGATCTTCATGGTCGTGCTCGGCGGCGTCGGCTCGCTCTATGGCGCGATCGTGGGCGCCATCGCCTTTCTGGCCGTGGAGGATGTGCTCTCCGGGCTGACCCAGAACTGGAAGGCGATCTTCGGCCCGATGATCGTGCTCTTCGTGCTGTTTACACGAGGCGGCATCGCCGGCCTTCTCGCCAAGCTGGGAGGGCCTCGCAATGGCTGA
- a CDS encoding ABC transporter ATP-binding protein produces the protein MAEPALALKGLAKSFGALKVTNGVDLTIAPGELHALIGPNGAGKTTLVHQISGTLQPDSGVILFGGTDVTHMPPQKRARAGLARTFQITSTIASLSVLENVALGVQARSAHPLSMFRDAARDEALNAPAWEALEAVGLTERAHAPAGSLSHGEKRALEIAMALTLQPKLILLDEPLAGVGHEEGERLIALLKSLKGRFAMLMVEHDMSAVFALADRVTVLVYGGVIASGDPVAVRADPAVRQAYLGEEG, from the coding sequence ATGGCTGAGCCGGCGCTTGCACTCAAGGGGCTCGCCAAATCCTTCGGCGCGCTCAAGGTGACCAACGGAGTCGACCTGACCATCGCGCCGGGCGAGCTGCACGCCCTGATCGGCCCCAACGGCGCCGGCAAGACGACGCTCGTCCACCAGATTTCCGGGACGCTTCAGCCCGATTCCGGCGTGATCCTGTTCGGCGGCACCGATGTGACGCATATGCCGCCGCAGAAGCGGGCGCGTGCGGGGCTCGCCCGCACATTCCAGATCACCTCGACCATCGCCTCGCTCTCGGTCCTCGAGAACGTCGCGCTCGGCGTGCAGGCGCGCAGCGCCCACCCGCTCTCGATGTTCCGGGACGCGGCGCGCGACGAGGCGCTCAACGCACCCGCCTGGGAGGCGCTGGAGGCCGTCGGCCTGACGGAACGCGCCCACGCGCCCGCCGGCAGCCTCTCCCATGGCGAGAAGCGCGCTCTGGAAATCGCGATGGCGCTGACCCTGCAGCCAAAGCTGATCCTGCTCGACGAGCCGCTGGCCGGCGTCGGCCATGAGGAGGGCGAGCGGCTGATCGCCCTGCTGAAAAGCCTGAAGGGCCGCTTCGCCATGCTCATGGTCGAGCACGACATGAGCGCCGTCTTCGCGCTGGCCGATCGCGTCACGGTGCTGGTCTATGGCGGCGTGATCGCCTCGGGCGATCCGGTGGCGGTGCGGGCCGACCCGGCCGTGCGCCAGGCCTATCTCGGCGAGGAGGGGTGA
- the livF gene encoding branched chain amino acid/phenylalanine ABC transporter ATP binding subunit LivF, with translation MLTVEGLDAGYGEAQILFGVDLAVGEGEVVTLLGRNGMGKTTTVRAIMGLLPARAGRIAFGGRDLTGAQPFRIAQAGIGLVPEGRQIFPTLSVEENLIATAADRSGKKRWNLERIYAFFPRLKERRENRGNQLSGGEQQMLAIGRALMTNPRLIILDEATEGLAPLIREEIWSCLTALKAEGESILVIDKNVDALVRIADRHVVLEKGRVVWRGSSAELRSDSAVKDRFLHF, from the coding sequence ATGTTGACCGTCGAAGGGCTCGATGCCGGCTATGGCGAGGCGCAGATCCTGTTCGGGGTCGATCTCGCTGTGGGCGAAGGCGAGGTGGTGACGCTGCTCGGCCGCAACGGCATGGGCAAGACCACGACGGTCCGTGCGATCATGGGGCTGCTGCCGGCGCGGGCCGGGCGCATCGCCTTCGGCGGGCGCGACCTGACCGGCGCACAGCCCTTCCGCATTGCGCAGGCCGGCATCGGCCTCGTGCCGGAAGGCCGGCAGATCTTCCCGACGCTCTCGGTCGAGGAGAACCTGATCGCCACGGCGGCCGACCGCTCCGGCAAGAAGCGCTGGAATCTGGAGCGGATCTACGCCTTCTTCCCGCGCCTCAAGGAGCGGCGGGAGAACCGCGGCAACCAGCTTTCCGGCGGCGAACAGCAGATGCTGGCGATCGGCCGGGCGCTGATGACCAATCCCCGGCTGATCATCCTCGACGAGGCGACGGAAGGGCTCGCCCCTCTCATTCGCGAAGAGATCTGGAGCTGCCTGACGGCGCTGAAGGCGGAGGGGGAATCGATCCTCGTGATCGACAAGAACGTCGATGCGCTGGTCAGGATCGCCGACCGCCATGTCGTGCTGGAGAAGGGGCGCGTCGTCTGGCGCGGCTCGAGTGCCGAACTGCGCAGCGACAGCGCGGTGAAGGATCGTTTCCTGCATTTCTGA
- a CDS encoding Cupin domain, with protein MKPLTAGVTRANEGLDGISWSILGQTYVPKTLSEDSFSWHATFPPGTFVPPHIHTTQDEFIYMLEGRLDLVLDGQESFATAGDLIRLPRNVPHGLFNKSDATVKCLFWVSPTARLYDLFWGIHSMAEQKPADVVALSAKHEVDFLPPPPDGA; from the coding sequence ATGAAGCCGCTGACCGCGGGCGTGACCCGCGCCAATGAAGGACTCGACGGGATTTCCTGGAGCATCCTCGGCCAGACCTATGTGCCGAAGACGCTGTCGGAGGACAGCTTCTCCTGGCATGCCACCTTCCCGCCCGGCACCTTCGTGCCGCCGCATATCCACACGACGCAGGACGAATTCATCTACATGCTGGAAGGCCGGCTTGACCTCGTCCTCGACGGCCAGGAGAGCTTCGCCACGGCCGGCGACCTGATCCGCCTGCCGCGCAACGTGCCGCACGGCCTGTTCAACAAGAGCGACGCGACGGTGAAGTGCCTGTTCTGGGTCTCGCCGACGGCGCGTCTCTACGACCTGTTCTGGGGCATCCATTCCATGGCCGAGCAGAAGCCCGCCGATGTCGTGGCGCTCTCGGCCAAGCACGAGGTCGATTTCCTGCCGCCGCCGCCCGACGGGGCTTGA
- the phzS gene encoding 5-methylphenazine-1-carboxylate 1-monooxygenase, whose amino-acid sequence MPVSTGLAFRMVHGTIDKANQYISNLKYQTQGNGRMKAIIVGGGIGGLTLALMLHARGIAATVYEQASEIREVGVGINTLPHAIRELAELGLLPALDEVGIRTRELLYMNRFGQTVWREPRGLHAGAPVPQFSIHRGRLQRVIRDAAAARLGEGAIRTGRRLQGFLQDEGGVTAHFSDARFGESGETVRGDILIGADGIHSAVRAFYFPNQGPPRWQGVQMWRGACDWPLFLDGESMIIAGGMAGKLVLYPIGKGNTAKTRLLNWVVNIRNGDPERPPPKEAWSKPGRLEDVLPFARRFSVPGVDILGLIRATSIFWEYPMCDRDPLPRWTHGRVTLLGDAAHPMYPVGSNGASQAILDARCLADCLARSEHPRQALAAYEAQRLPATAEVVAMNRVGGPERVIDAVEALAPNGFDDVERVLNYARREQIVKSYAGKAGFSAEQLAGRKS is encoded by the coding sequence GTGCCGGTTTCAACCGGGCTCGCCTTCCGCATGGTTCACGGAACGATTGACAAGGCGAACCAATATATTTCAAACTTAAAATATCAGACCCAGGGGAACGGGCGCATGAAGGCGATCATCGTTGGCGGCGGCATCGGCGGACTGACTTTGGCGCTGATGCTCCATGCGCGCGGAATTGCCGCGACGGTCTACGAGCAGGCGAGCGAGATCCGCGAGGTCGGCGTCGGGATCAATACCCTGCCGCATGCGATCCGGGAGCTTGCCGAGCTCGGGCTGCTGCCGGCGCTGGACGAGGTCGGCATCCGCACGCGCGAGCTGCTCTATATGAACCGCTTCGGCCAGACGGTCTGGCGCGAGCCGCGCGGCCTTCATGCGGGCGCCCCGGTGCCGCAGTTCTCGATCCATCGCGGCCGGCTCCAGCGCGTCATCCGCGATGCGGCCGCGGCGCGCCTGGGCGAGGGCGCGATCCGCACCGGCCGCCGGCTGCAGGGCTTTCTGCAGGACGAAGGTGGCGTCACGGCCCATTTCAGCGATGCGCGCTTCGGCGAGTCCGGCGAGACGGTGCGTGGCGACATCCTGATCGGGGCCGACGGCATCCATTCGGCCGTGCGCGCCTTCTATTTCCCGAACCAGGGCCCGCCGCGCTGGCAGGGCGTCCAGATGTGGCGCGGCGCCTGCGACTGGCCGCTGTTTCTCGATGGCGAGAGCATGATCATTGCAGGCGGCATGGCCGGCAAGCTGGTGCTCTATCCGATCGGCAAGGGCAATACGGCCAAGACGCGCCTGCTCAACTGGGTCGTCAACATTCGCAACGGCGATCCGGAGCGCCCGCCGCCGAAGGAGGCGTGGTCGAAGCCCGGCCGGCTTGAGGACGTGCTGCCCTTCGCGCGCCGCTTCAGCGTGCCGGGCGTCGATATCCTGGGGCTGATCCGCGCCACCTCGATCTTCTGGGAGTATCCGATGTGCGACCGCGATCCGCTGCCGCGCTGGACCCATGGCCGGGTGACGCTGCTCGGCGATGCGGCGCACCCGATGTATCCGGTGGGCTCCAACGGCGCGTCGCAGGCGATCCTCGATGCGCGCTGCCTTGCCGACTGCCTGGCCAGATCCGAGCATCCGCGCCAGGCGCTTGCGGCCTATGAGGCGCAGCGCCTGCCGGCGACGGCGGAGGTGGTGGCGATGAACCGTGTCGGCGGGCCGGAGCGGGTCATCGATGCGGTGGAGGCTCTGGCGCCCAACGGCTTCGACGATGTCGAGCGCGTGCTCAACTATGCCAGGCGCGAGCAGATCGTGAAATCCTATGCCGGCAAGGCGGGCTTCTCGGCGGAGCAGCTGGCGGGGCGGAAGAGCTAG
- a CDS encoding putative Diacylglycerol kinase (ATP) (Evidence 3 : Putative function from multiple computational evidences; Product type e : enzyme), producing MQEPMSSPTRKRALLLRNPKARRGQESIDPILRRLEAGSLDVTVETFEALPEIARDIVRLRDRADLVIVCGGDGSISSAALAAMESGLPLGIMPMGTANDLARTLDIPMDLLAAAEVIARGETRRVDVGTVNGHAFFNVASIGLSSELAQSLDPALKKRFGRLGYAVAAMKVLTRASHFGATITEKGHTTAVETYQIAVGNGRHYGGGNVVQESAEIDDGHLDLYSLEMKNLWKLALMLRSFRSGTHGAWQEVRTARCVEFDIETRAPMPVNTDGEIVTATPAHFKVHPKAIAIFAPAGEARSEAARPLLYHR from the coding sequence GTGCAAGAGCCGATGAGTTCGCCCACCCGCAAGCGTGCCCTGCTGCTACGCAACCCCAAGGCCAGACGCGGCCAGGAATCGATCGATCCCATCCTCCGGAGACTGGAAGCGGGAAGCCTCGACGTCACCGTCGAGACCTTCGAAGCCCTGCCGGAGATCGCCCGCGACATCGTGCGGCTGCGCGACAGGGCCGACCTCGTCATCGTCTGCGGTGGTGACGGCTCGATCTCCTCTGCCGCGCTGGCGGCGATGGAGAGCGGCCTGCCGCTCGGCATCATGCCGATGGGAACAGCCAACGATCTGGCGCGCACCCTCGACATTCCGATGGACCTCCTTGCGGCAGCGGAGGTGATCGCGCGTGGCGAGACACGCCGCGTCGATGTCGGCACGGTCAATGGCCACGCCTTCTTCAACGTGGCGAGCATCGGCCTGAGCAGCGAGCTCGCCCAGAGTCTCGACCCCGCGCTGAAGAAGCGCTTCGGCAGGCTGGGCTACGCGGTCGCCGCCATGAAGGTGCTGACCCGCGCCTCGCATTTCGGCGCGACGATCACCGAGAAGGGACATACGACCGCGGTCGAAACCTATCAGATCGCGGTCGGCAACGGCCGCCATTACGGCGGCGGCAATGTCGTCCAGGAATCGGCCGAGATCGATGACGGCCATCTCGACCTCTACAGCCTCGAGATGAAGAACCTCTGGAAGCTGGCCCTGATGCTGCGCTCGTTCCGCTCGGGCACCCACGGCGCCTGGCAGGAAGTCCGCACCGCGCGCTGCGTCGAATTCGACATCGAGACCCGGGCGCCGATGCCGGTGAACACCGATGGCGAGATCGTCACCGCGACGCCGGCCCATTTCAAGGTCCATCCCAAGGCGATCGCCATCTTCGCACCGGCCGGCGAGGCCCGCAGCGAGGCGGCCCGCCCGCTGCTGTATCACCGCTGA
- a CDS encoding L-fuconolactone hydrolase, whose protein sequence is MTTSEPAQAPRIDAHHHLWRLSRGDYGWLTPEAGILYRDVEPAEYAAHLKRNGIDRSVVIQAAPTVAETYFLSELARDNPFIAAVVGWVDFADPSSGETLEALRKLLPFRGVRPMIQDIAEDAWMLRDELTHTFRHLVAQDLSFDALIQPRHLTHLATLTTRHPDLRLVINHCGKPEIRDWAPGDADFRAWAEGMTWLARNTGAFCKFSAMPTRAAPGWTADTFRPYADVLFKAFGAERLMWASDWPVLERNGGYDPWLAAAKALVAPDDAEAVFGGTARSFYRI, encoded by the coding sequence GTGACCACATCCGAACCGGCGCAAGCCCCGCGCATCGACGCGCATCACCACCTCTGGCGCCTGTCGCGCGGCGATTATGGCTGGCTGACGCCGGAAGCCGGCATCCTCTATCGCGATGTCGAGCCGGCTGAATATGCGGCCCATCTGAAGCGCAACGGCATCGACCGCAGCGTCGTGATCCAGGCCGCGCCGACGGTCGCCGAGACGTATTTCCTCAGTGAGCTCGCGCGCGACAATCCGTTCATCGCCGCCGTGGTCGGCTGGGTAGATTTCGCCGATCCGTCTTCCGGCGAGACGCTGGAGGCCTTGCGCAAACTGCTGCCCTTCCGCGGCGTTCGGCCGATGATCCAGGACATCGCTGAAGATGCGTGGATGCTGCGGGATGAGCTGACCCACACCTTCCGTCATCTCGTCGCGCAGGACCTCAGCTTCGACGCGCTGATCCAGCCGCGCCACCTGACCCATCTTGCGACATTGACGACGCGCCATCCCGATTTGCGCCTGGTGATCAACCATTGCGGCAAGCCGGAAATCCGCGACTGGGCGCCCGGCGATGCCGATTTCCGGGCCTGGGCCGAGGGCATGACCTGGCTGGCCCGCAACACGGGCGCCTTCTGTAAGTTCTCGGCGATGCCGACGCGGGCCGCGCCCGGCTGGACCGCGGACACCTTCCGCCCCTATGCGGATGTGCTGTTTAAGGCCTTCGGGGCCGAGCGGCTGATGTGGGCGAGCGACTGGCCGGTGCTCGAACGCAATGGCGGCTATGATCCCTGGCTCGCGGCGGCGAAGGCGCTCGTCGCGCCGGACGATGCAGAGGCCGTATTCGGCGGCACCGCCCGAAGCTTCTACCGGATCTGA
- a CDS encoding Transcriptional regulator, RpiR family, which produces MTMPSESQFLATVIRQRLGELTQSERQAARALLSDYPLAGLQAITAFASQAKVSPATIQRLIGRLGYPRYADFQSQLRLELDERLKGPLALNQQKAEQGSPERPWLAFGSTIGQQVQASLEDLVPSEVEAVADLLATGARRVAIAGGRFTRSAATYLCTHLQHMRPGVFEVAGPNSVWPDVMLELGRRDVLVVFDVRRYQPDIHALVRAARQNDMRIVLVTDPWMSPIAALAHHVLAVRVEAPSAWDTIVPAIVLVEALIAETHARIPDRGRKRMSELEALRTTLASTEQRGEP; this is translated from the coding sequence GTGACGATGCCCTCGGAAAGCCAGTTCCTCGCCACCGTCATCCGCCAGCGCCTCGGCGAACTGACCCAGAGCGAGCGGCAGGCGGCCCGGGCCCTGCTGTCGGACTATCCGCTCGCCGGTCTGCAGGCGATCACCGCCTTCGCCAGCCAGGCGAAGGTCAGCCCGGCGACGATCCAGCGCCTGATCGGCCGGCTCGGCTATCCGCGCTATGCCGATTTCCAGTCGCAGCTTCGCCTGGAACTGGACGAACGCCTGAAGGGGCCGCTCGCCCTCAATCAGCAGAAGGCGGAGCAGGGTTCGCCGGAGCGGCCCTGGCTCGCCTTCGGCAGCACCATCGGCCAGCAGGTCCAGGCCTCGCTCGAGGATCTCGTGCCCTCGGAGGTCGAGGCTGTGGCCGACCTTCTTGCGACGGGCGCCCGGCGCGTGGCGATCGCCGGCGGGCGCTTCACCCGCAGCGCCGCGACCTATCTCTGCACCCATCTCCAGCACATGCGCCCGGGCGTCTTCGAAGTCGCCGGCCCGAATTCGGTCTGGCCCGACGTCATGCTCGAACTCGGGCGCCGCGACGTGCTCGTGGTCTTCGACGTCCGGCGCTACCAGCCCGATATCCACGCGCTCGTTCGGGCGGCGCGCCAGAACGACATGCGGATCGTGCTGGTCACCGACCCCTGGATGTCGCCGATTGCGGCACTGGCCCACCATGTCCTTGCCGTCAGGGTCGAGGCGCCCTCGGCCTGGGACACGATCGTGCCGGCCATCGTGCTCGTCGAGGCGCTGATCGCCGAGACCCATGCCCGCATCCCGGATCGCGGCCGCAAGCGCATGTCGGAGCTGGAAGCTCTGCGCACGACATTGGCCTCGACCGAGCAGCGAGGAGAGCCGTGA
- a CDS encoding Glutamine synthetase yields MSIDMFAGDELLALLTTDMIGLTRGRWISAVAPEKSVQKGCGWVPANLALTPFDIIADNPWGSAGDLRLKPDLATRFRVATLPDATPLNGVLCDITGLDGEPWYGCGRSFLKAALADLERETGLTVTAAFEQEFQIQEPGWEQAPAFSLAALRRADPFAPLLMAALREAGVEPEMVLAEYGRDQFELVCGPADAVTAADRAVLIREITREVARHCGLKSTFVPKLAPDMAGNGLHIHFSFRDADGTPVTYDPTRPGRVGEATGHFVAGLLRHMPALVAITAPSVVSYQRLKPHHWSAAYTAFGALNREASVRICPVPETPGTDIAKAFNLEYRAADNTASPYWALGVMIRAGLEGLRRKLPQPPLVGVDPASLTEGEREALGLHRLPASLPDALDAFTADETVRNWFHPDVLAAYLSAKQKEIALVADLTEPEICNRYAGVY; encoded by the coding sequence ATGAGTATCGACATGTTCGCCGGCGACGAATTGCTCGCCTTGCTGACCACCGACATGATCGGCCTGACGCGCGGCCGCTGGATCTCGGCCGTGGCGCCGGAGAAGAGCGTGCAGAAGGGCTGCGGCTGGGTGCCCGCCAACCTCGCGCTCACGCCCTTCGACATCATTGCCGACAACCCCTGGGGCTCGGCCGGCGACCTGCGTCTCAAGCCCGACCTCGCGACCCGCTTCCGCGTCGCGACGCTGCCGGATGCGACGCCGCTCAACGGCGTGCTCTGCGATATCACCGGCCTCGACGGAGAGCCCTGGTACGGCTGCGGCCGCTCCTTCCTGAAGGCCGCCCTCGCCGATCTCGAGCGGGAGACCGGGCTCACCGTCACGGCGGCCTTCGAGCAGGAATTCCAGATCCAGGAGCCGGGTTGGGAGCAGGCGCCGGCCTTCTCGCTCGCGGCACTGCGCCGGGCCGATCCCTTCGCCCCGCTGCTGATGGCGGCGCTGCGCGAGGCCGGCGTCGAGCCCGAGATGGTGCTGGCCGAATACGGACGCGACCAGTTCGAGCTGGTCTGCGGCCCCGCCGATGCCGTCACGGCGGCGGACCGTGCCGTGCTGATCCGCGAGATCACCCGCGAGGTTGCCCGTCATTGCGGGCTGAAATCGACCTTCGTGCCCAAGCTCGCGCCGGACATGGCCGGCAACGGTCTGCACATCCATTTCTCCTTCCGGGATGCCGACGGCACGCCCGTGACCTACGATCCCACGCGCCCCGGCCGGGTCGGCGAAGCCACCGGCCATTTCGTCGCCGGTCTGCTCCGGCACATGCCGGCCCTCGTAGCGATCACCGCGCCCAGCGTCGTGTCCTATCAGCGCCTGAAGCCGCATCACTGGAGCGCCGCCTATACCGCTTTCGGCGCCCTCAACCGGGAGGCATCGGTGCGCATCTGCCCGGTGCCGGAGACGCCCGGTACCGACATCGCCAAGGCCTTCAACCTCGAATATCGGGCGGCCGACAACACCGCGAGCCCCTATTGGGCGCTTGGCGTGATGATTCGCGCCGGGCTGGAAGGCCTGCGCCGGAAGCTGCCGCAGCCGCCGCTCGTCGGCGTCGATCCGGCCTCGCTGACCGAGGGCGAGCGCGAGGCCCTCGGGCTGCATCGCCTGCCGGCCTCCCTGCCCGACGCCCTCGATGCCTTCACGGCCGACGAGACCGTGCGCAACTGGTTCCATCCCGACGTGCTGGCGGCCTATCTCTCCGCTAAGCAGAAGGAGATCGCGCTGGTCGCCGACTTGACGGAACCGGAAATTTGCAACCGCTATGCCGGAGTTTACTGA
- a CDS encoding Cysteine hydrolase: MTPPLRRDAPFEKGATALLFVDMQNIWTIPGLDPDHPDADPESYFYKRAREIVVPNQVRILAAARRAGVEVLHTIIRSLTKDGRDRSLDHKLTPIHIPVDAPEGDVIDELEPIDNEIVLPKTSSGVFNSTNIDYVLRNLGCRNLIIAGQLTDQCVDMAVRDAADRGYLVSLVADACGTYSEERHQNALRAFGGYCWVTETDEILRRFEEMAG; this comes from the coding sequence ATGACTCCGCCCCTTCGGCGCGATGCCCCCTTCGAGAAGGGCGCCACGGCGCTGCTCTTCGTCGACATGCAGAACATCTGGACGATACCCGGCCTCGATCCGGATCATCCCGATGCCGATCCGGAGAGCTATTTCTACAAGCGCGCCCGGGAGATCGTGGTGCCGAACCAGGTGCGCATCCTGGCGGCGGCGCGGCGCGCTGGGGTCGAGGTGCTGCACACCATTATCCGCAGCCTGACCAAGGACGGGCGCGACCGCTCGCTCGACCACAAGCTGACGCCGATCCACATCCCGGTCGACGCGCCCGAAGGCGACGTGATCGACGAGCTCGAGCCGATCGACAACGAGATCGTCCTGCCCAAGACCTCCTCGGGCGTCTTCAACTCGACCAATATCGACTACGTCCTGCGCAATCTCGGCTGCCGCAACCTGATCATCGCCGGCCAGTTGACCGACCAGTGCGTCGACATGGCCGTGCGCGACGCCGCCGACAGAGGCTATCTCGTCAGCCTCGTCGCCGATGCCTGCGGCACCTACAGCGAGGAGCGCCACCAGAACGCGCTGCGTGCCTTCGGCGGCTATTGCTGGGTGACCGAGACCGACGAGATTCTGCGTCGCTTCGAGGAGATGGCCGGATGA